The Dermacentor silvarum isolate Dsil-2018 chromosome 7, BIME_Dsil_1.4, whole genome shotgun sequence genomic sequence TGTGAATGTCGTGCTTGCCAATGACATTATAGTGTGCGATGTCGGCCAACCAATCCACAATTGACAACACTAAATGTTCGGAGATTTAGATTAGTgctcttaatttctttttttttcttcttttctgaaTTTCTTCCGAATTTCAGCTATTGTTTCAGTGAATTCTACAGCCAGCCAAACTATTGCCAGCACTGTAAGTAAGAACAGTGGGAGTTATCGCCCAATATATTACCGTATAGGAATATTTTATTTAAGAAGAGAAATAGAACATCAAATTTTTAGTGCAGGACGAAACCTGAATCCGTGTATGCGTCTGATCCAAACTACTCAGGATACCAATTTAGCGGTGGCCTGTACTGATAATCTGATACTAAAAGTAAACGACGGTATTGTGAGTAGCGCTGGCCAGCAATTACAACGCAATTCACTCCAAATTCTGCAATGCCGCCGTGGTGAATCATGGATGatggcgttgtgctgctcagAATAACATCGCGAGCTAAATGTCAAAACCTCGTATACGGgcggaataaataaaataatggtcctacaaaaacaacaacatgcacattaaagaggccctgaaacaTCCCTCGGGTTGTAATAACATAATCCGCGtatagcatacactgctgtgaacaagTCGGCCAAGTTTTGTGTCGTCCACGGTGCGTGTAGCTAGCAAGCGGAACGCGCAGTCACCTTTCTCTCCACgctctttttttcaaagcagaaGCCATGTTTCTCAATCTTTTCtagacgctttatttcgtaataaagcggattcccgtACGCGACTGCTATTGGTACCTGCGGTCAGCTGAGTAGCGTATATATCGCGGCCGGCGCGgtgtgccgccacgagtccactggctaagcgcactgcggctcgctgaggacaatcGCGTTTGGTTACGTTCAGCGTGTCGTGGGGACCAAAATCAGAAATAGGGGCGTCTACGTTAACACCGAAAACGAAAGTTGAACTGCGGGCCACGCTGACATCTAGAAGGCCACGCCtaactccgccgtagccttcgcagtgcaagccaTTGAAGAGTGAAGGGGAGCAGAGCGGACGCCGTGCTTGATTGCCAGCAACATCGCTTCTGCTCAACGCAGTGGAATACTTTTTGCGGTAAAGTATTTCTTAAATAGCCTATTTTCTGGTAAAATGCCTTGGCCCATGCCGATAACAAGTGGTTCAGGGCTCTTTTAAAAAACCTGGCTTGGTCAAATACAATCCAGAGACTCCTCATAATTATCCCCACCACCTTTCGCGATCAGCGTATAACGTGCACCTTTCCTGCGTTGCACCAAATCGCTGAACATTAAAATTGTGACAAATCTTATTAAATGTCTCTTTTTGGTTACAAAAAACAATTACTACGTTTTCCAGGGCCAATAGTGGGTTACTTGTGCAGGCGATACAGCTGCCGGATCGTCTTGCTCATCTGTACTCTTCTGGCAGGCACTTCAGTCAGCGCTTGTTGTTTCGCCAATGACATCCTTATTTTGTCTCTTCTCTTCGGTATTGTCTATGGTAAGAATTCTATTTCACGGGCTCATTCATAGGCATGCCATGTGTTAAAAGAAATTTCGCTAAAATTAGGAGAACCACTACTGGCATGAGAGTGTTTTTCCAATGAATGGTGTTTGTAAAAGGAATGTTTTGCGAAACGTAATGTCACTTTTCATTCTTTTGGGTCTCTGCCTTCCTAAGGTATTTCAGAGCTTTCCTGCTTGTGATGTTTCTTCTGGACGAACAACTGACTTTGTTTGACGGTGAACTAGCCGTTTCACACTATTCTTCTGCACACTTACGCAAGCAACCGCAGTAGCTGTACCGTGTTACGCCATTATAATCTGCCAGTGGCAAAAATATCAGAGGTATCACGTCTTATGAATTCGTAATGCTCTATCAATACTAATCATAAATGCCATATTTACAATGTATTGCGGCTGTGCTTGCGTTGGTAAACTATTCAATGCATGTCGTAATAACAGTAACAATATTAACGCATGCTGGATCAAAAAAATACCTAAATGTTGAATGTTCAAAGTactgcactgctgctgcagtATTGACTATATTAGAAATGTGGGCTGTATTTAATACCAGCAATAAGGCAATACCGCTTGCAGAATTATCGATAACCTTGAAGTTCATTTGTGCAGCACAGTTCCACAATTTCAATTAACCAATGCCTCTAAAGAGTCTAGCATATTAGCGGTCAAAACTGATAGTTCTTCATGATAATCGAATAGTTCCCAATCAGTTATTGAATTTCCGTTCGTGTTCAGCTCTGCCGAGATGGCTTAATGAAACGGCCGTTACCTGAGAAGTCAGCACCACGTTTTTGGGTTTCCCGGCGAAGTTGAAATTAAACGTGCCCAGTGACATCGGCGTAAAGTTTAAACTCTTTCAATGTTGACACTGAACTTTGAAAAATATCAAAATGTCACAACCACTGCGTGCTGAAAATTTCCTATCTAAGTTGTAAGTTGTAAGAGCATAACAAAAAACAATGTTGATGCGAAAATTCATACAATGCAGAGCAAAATGAGTCAAACGATATCAAAAATTTTATTACAATGTCTTAAAATATACTAGAAACTCATACATATCTGTACGTGATGCGTTGAACATTAAGGCAGTTTAATAAAAATGACAACAGGAGGGGTTCAAACACTGGAAGTGAGCTCAACAATGACATTAGAATGGAGTAAAGCATAGTTTTTTGTGACGAAAAGTACCTATGTTTCTAGTTTCTAGGTTCTTCTTCAATGGGAAGTTCGGTGCAAGTTAAGTTTGTCTATGCTCAGGGAGGAATATCAATGCCTAGCTTACCGAACCATCTTCAACTCGCTGGCCCGGGTTTCAACTCAATGTACAAAGTCATTCTTGTGCATGCTATGTATATTGTAGCCTTTTAAACCACACCTCGCTTTTAACCTTTCCAACGCACTTCTAATGTCCTTGAGTGACACTTTCGTTTATTTTTTCAGGATTTTCTGTGAGCTGGTGTTTACGTCGCCGTCAACGTTCTAGTCTCCCAGTACTTCGAGAAGCGGCGAGCTACGGCCTGCAGCCTGATTTTCACGTTCAGTGGGCTTAACATGGTTTACCTACCCTACCTGGCAGAGCTTTGTCGAGTTATCTACGGCATTCGGGGCACCTTCTTGCTACTAGGGGCATTGATGCTCAATGCATTCCCGCCAGTTCTGACCCTCCGCAGTCCACAGTGGCTGGAGCGCGTAACCACTGGTTCTATTACGACACACAGCGAGGTGAAGGAACCAGTGGGCATAGCGAAAAGCGACGATCTCCTCCATATTCACAGTGTGCAACTGAAATCCTCATCTGATGATTACAAGGGATCTGTTGGCGAAATCAACGCAGAGCACACAGAAACCGAATTTTCAAGAGATCTACAGCTGCTCTCTTCGCTAGTACCGTCAAGAAATCGGCTACACAGAAGCCAAGCAAGGCATAAAATCTCTCAAATAGTATGGAAGAAATTCGCCACTGTAAAATTTGCTGTAAATGCCTTATCGTTTTCGATTATGGCACTCGGTCAGACAACGTTTCTCATGTTAGCGGTAGACCTTGCTACAGACAGGGGAGTGGTGCCTTCAAATGCAGTACTCCTTGTGAACGCATTCGGGGTCGCCGATATTTGCGTGAGGCCTATGAGTGGTATTTCCATTGACTTCCGAATACTATCACTGGAAAGCGTGATGCTTCTTGGTTTCCTCCTTCAATTCGTTTCCTGCGAACTTCTTGCCTGCTTGAAAACATTTCCAATGATGCTGGCTTCTTCGGCGATACTGGGTATCAGTAACGGATGCAGGATCACGCTCATTGCGCCGTCACTCGCGAAGGACTTTGGAGTCGAGTCACTGCCGCTTATGATGGGTGCAGTGACATTCTTCAATGGACTCGCACTTGTCACAAGGCCATTTTTAGTCGGTACGTGTTTGCTTTTTCCCATCTAGCACTTCAAGCTGGCTTTCGTTGTATAATCTGGGATAAAATAAAAGTGGTATTATTTTGGTGCACCAAAGGTAGAGATAAAGCAACTACGTCAAGTGCTTTTCT encodes the following:
- the LOC125946806 gene encoding monocarboxylate transporter 4-like, translating into MARHAGIPMNDPQFGMDSTRSWVVAAFLSLVMSMTMAGQQTAGVLFYGIVHTYGVSRQEASWPIVLTTTVTCLTGPIVGYLCRRYSCRIVLLICTLLAGTSVSACCFANDILILSLLFGIVYGFSVSWCLRRRQRSSLPVLREAASYGLQPDFHVQWA